Below is a genomic region from Mustela lutreola isolate mMusLut2 chromosome 1, mMusLut2.pri, whole genome shotgun sequence.
ccgagcagagagcccgatgtgggactcaatcccaggaccctgagatcatgacctgagccgaaggcagcggcttaacccactgagccacccaggcgccctagaaggAAATTTATATCATTAAATgctgatatatttttaagtaaactctacccctaatgcaaggctcgaactcacaaccccaagatcaagagttgcatgttctaccgactgagccagccatacACTTCTGGATCTTGTACTTAACCACTTATCTCTGAACCTAGCAAGCACATCTGCAACATGGGGATGACCAATCACTTCTCAGGTTAGGAACAAGGGAGGCAATGCACACGAAGGAAGTGATGAATGTCTGCGTGGATTGGTAAGCTGTCACACACTTCCTGCTCTTGCCACTTGCCCTCAGGATCCTTCCCAAAGACAGCGTGAGAGAAATGGATGCTGATGTTGAAAGTCTGGGCTGGTGGCCGCTAGGGCAGGAGCAGACTCATGTGGTTCTCCATGGGCTGGGCTCTACCTTTGGTGCTCATTTAAGAAACATGTCCTGAGGGCAGACAAAGCACTGGGCCCCAGCGGTGCCAGGGCCAAGGGCATGAATGAGGCTGACTTGGCACCTGCCCCCTGGAGTTCACAGTTTTACCTATTACGAAGTCAGTAAGATGTAGGGGAGCAATCAGCTCCACAGAGGGGCTGTGCAGGGATATGCATGCTAAGTCTCTGCAAACCCACGCACCCTCCCAGCTGGGCTCCCATTTGTTCCTCTGCTTACCTCCACGTAATTAGCAGGGAAGATGCCCAGCCGGCCATGGTGCTCCCCCTCCAGCCAGTTCTTGTCCACCTCCTTGTGGATGTAGACAATATCACCCTTCTTCAGGGTCAGCTCCCTGCAGGCCAGAGCAAGGACATCCACAAGGTGAGATCCTCCCAGTCCTCCTCCCCTTCAGACCCTATCTAGTGCACCCAGAgtctccttcacacacacacaccctcgggggggggggcgtgcaCCACAGCCCTGTCCTCCCACTCCTCCCATAGGGTACACAGAGGTTTGGGGGAGCGAGTTGGAGAGAAGGGCACTTACTTAGGGGATTGTGCCTGGAAGTCAAACTTGAGTCTGGCAGCCTTCctctgggcagggggagaggacagGGGAAGTCACCTTAGTCAAGGAGGTGGCAGGTCTAGAACAGCCATCACGAGAACCACCCCAGGTCCACCATGCACCCTGACCCTAGTGCTCCCACCCCTCCttaccttcttctcttccttcctggctGGGCTGCCCCCTCTTTCAGAGGCACTAGGGTCTGTGAAAAAGCACTACCTCAGCTTGGGAAGGCCATGTCTGGGGGAGTGGTGTTGGGATGGGGTTCTGCTCCCCCTACCCCAGGACAGGGCCAGTGTTAGTAGGGAGCTCTGGGACcgtcgtccccccccccccacccccacggggCACCAGCGTATGTTGTACGATGGGTGGCGGGCCTCTGGATGAGAAAAAGAGCAGGCTCTGGTCCTTACCTCGGGCGGAGGAAGGGTAGACAAAGTCCCTACGACCTAGGAAGGGGCTTGCTCCATCCGCCATCCTGTGGGGGCTCAGGGGCCGAGAGGAACCCAGGTAAAGTGCATTCGGGGAACTGGAGCTCCAGGCGGGGGCCGGGCTGCGCGGGGACACGGTGCTTGAGCCACCTGTCTGGGGCCTCACACCCTTCGCCACTCACCCCTGCATCCCGAATATCTCCTCTTGTGTCCCGCCGCCTCCTCCCAAGGCGTCTCCCGCGTCCCGGGCTCTCAACAGGATGTCCTACTTCCCCAGCAGTCCCGGCCGGGAAAGGGTGCGGCCCGGGGCCGCGCGCGGCGGGAGGGCGCGTGGGAAGCGCGAGGCTCCCCCGGCCTTGTTCCGCCGGCCGCCGCGGCCACCTAGTCCTCGGACGGGGACAGTTTCCCTCCGCGGCCGCTCGCCGGCCTCCAGGTCCCTCCTCCCGCGCCCTTCGCGGGGCTCGCCCCCTCCTcgcgcggccgccgccgccccgcgccaCGTCCCCCTCGGCCGGCCTGGGCACTCACCGCGCGGAGGGCCGCGGCTCCCGGGACCGTCGGGGCACTTGGGAGCTCTGTGCGGGGAGACAGGGCGCGGTCAGGGCCGGGGACACCGGGCCCCCGCGGCAGCCGAGGCCGCCGCCTCCGGAAAAGTTTGCGGCTCGGAAGGGCGGGAGGGGTGGGTAGGGGCGGGAGGGACGCGGGGTCCTAGAGTCGTCCGCGCAGGCGGGCGGGCCGGGAACCCGGGAGGAGCCGAGGAacttgcgggggtgggggggtagggaaagaatcGTGGCGTGGCGGAAGAGGGGAGGCCGGCCCAGGAAACGGGGCCGGGTAGGGGTTGGGGTCCCTGCGGACTGAGGTCCgggatggggggggaggggcggggcgggggcggggagcccCCGGCACCCGGACGTCAGGCTGACGTGGAATGGGCCTGGAAGGGTTCTTAGGGGTCACTTGGAAAAGTCAACGCCCTGCATTTTATAAAGGAGATAGCAGTCAGGGATGAAGTCTGTTCAAGGTCGCGCCGAGTGAGGCTGGAACGATACCTcggctctgcctgcccctcccacccacgCTCCCCCCGCTGCACCGGGGTCTCCGGGTCCCAGGGTCACCCAGGAGGGGACTGGGAGGCCCGTACCTTGGGGGACGGTTGCCGGGTCTCAATTGCCCGCAGGTCCTTGTCCAGCTCCGCGCTCAGCTTGGCCAGTTCTCTCTCCAGCAAGACCTGGGGGCGGATTATGCGCAGAGACTTGGGCAGTCAgggcggtgggggtggagggggctaGCTGGAGGGCACAGTGGGGGAGCACTGACCGAAGGTCAGATGTGAGAAACTTAGTGGGCAGCAGGACAAAGCAAAGCACACTGTGCTTGGGTAAAGGGCAGGCTCAGGGCACAGGGCCaggacaggctccctgcctgtGGGCCTGCCCAGAGCTGTGTCTCAAGGTGTCAGGATGGCCCTTCCACAgcttctcactgtccctctcaTCGGACCAGTCTCTCCCGTCTCTGTGTCCGATAGTGTCAGTCTCTGTGTCTGATAGTGCCTTTTGTCCTGTTACTTCCCTGTTCAAGAGCCTATAAAGCTCCTTATTTCCTCTCTCATCAAGTCTTCTGTGGCTTTCCACAGCCTGAGCTCCACCTGCTTtccctcccactgtccctccagCCTTTGTCTCTGCACTCCCCCTACACTGACCCCGCTCTCTGCCTGGCCAGGCCCTCCAGCTCGATCTCCGAGAATACTTTCTGACAAATCCACACTGACCACTCccttctctgctcctgctctggTCAACAGACATGTATTCAACACATATTTGAGTGCCTACTCTATGCCTGGCACTgtcccaggtgctggggatacagagGTAAACTGTATGGGACTGGGCAGGGTCAGAGCTTTGGGTCTCTGGCCTTTGCCCATGGTCACTGGGGCCAACACCACCcagaagtctccctcatttgttCCCCAGCATAgctgtctccctccccttccaacCTATCCAGCAGCACTCACCTCAATGCGCTGGGAGGGCTTCTCAACAGGGTCATCCACTAGCGGTTTCTTGGGCTAAGGGTGGGAAGGATGAATCAGAGGGGGGGTGAAGTCACTTTCCAAAATGCACTAGCTAAGGAGTATGTCCATTCTCAGAGGGCCAGCAGGACACTCACCTTCTGTCCAGTCTCTAGTTCTTGCAGAAACTGGTTCCAAGAATCTTCCGTCCAGACATTGTCTGCTCTTTCTTGGCATCTGAGCACCTGCACAGAAGTAGGTGGGCATCAGTCTGAACAGAGATGTACTGGGACACTGTCCAGGCCCAAAAAAAAGGCTTGTAGGCCACTGcctcacccctctgcctgccagtgccTTCCTAAGGATTTTGGGCTCTCGGGGCTGCCCAGAGCAGGCCCCAAACTGAACGGGCAGTATCTGTGCTCTTCAGCAGAGGGGCCTGGCCAAAGAGTACAGTGCCGGGGGCAGTGAGGGGAGGATGCTGGGTGGGCTACCTGATTTGGTGTCTGGTGTAGGGAGGCTGCTCCAGGATTAGAGTTGAAAGTGCTTCTAGGAAACTCTTCGGAGGGGTCCCAGCTTCTTCTAAAGaaaggggaaggggtgcctgggtggctcagttggttgagcctgccttcggctcaggtcatgatcccagggtcctgggatcgaaccccgtatcgggctccctgctccacggagagcctgcttctccctctccctcagcctgctgctctgcctacttgtcctctctatctctctgtcaaataaataaataaaaaacctcttttaaaaaaaaaaaaaaaaaaagaaaggggaggacATCTCTTCAATTACCTTTTAGGGAGACTAAGGCACAAGTGAGAAGACAGCCCTGCACATGCTcccacagccccctgccccctgctcccagcTCCAGCCTGTGAAAGCAGTGTTACACATTGGAAAGTTACGGGCTCAGAGGTCAAatgccagctctgccacttagctGTGACCTTTTGGCGAGTTACTGAGCTCTCAGAGCCTCAGACTGGCATGTGTGTGTCACGAAGGGATCCCACCTCTGTGAGGGTGTAGTGAAGCTGTGAGGAAACAtgtgcctgccacccaggagaaGGCCTAACACACTCATCCACTCCCTGAGTGGCCAGGATTCCCTTCCTGCCGACCTTAGTGAAATAATCTATGTGTGGCCCCACGGCTGTGGCTATGTATGTGTCTGCAGCTTGTGAAGCTGCTCTTCCTAGCTGTCACAGCCCTGTGGGCTTGTACACGTGCGCAAGGGTGTGGGTGGGACTACAGCCTAGTCCCAGGAGAACCCTGGGCAGGCCAGAGGGCCTGCAGCCCTGACTCCCAGGCCCTGGGCAAGCTATTTCTGCTCCCTGCGCCTCTGCTCCCTGGGGGTGCAGCATTCAGTGATGTCATCTGTGAAACCACTCCAGCCACTAAGGCTCCACACTGTCACATTTGCCTTCGTCCCCCTCCAGGGCTCCTTTCTTGGCTGGCTTATGTATTCCAGACAATGTTTGGGTCTGAATGTTTCCACCACTGTACCAAGCTTATCAAAGGATGGAATGTCTGACTGGAGAGTCAGGATTTATTGGTTGTAACGATGACTCTATTCTTTATTTTAGgaataataatattagtaatacCACTGATAATGAGAATAGAAtacatcattccttttttttttttttaagattttatttatttgacacagagagagaaagatcacaagtaggcagagaagcaggcagagacagagggggaagtaggctctgagcagagagccagactcggggcttgatcgcaggcccctgagatcatgacccgagccgaaggcacaggctcaacccactgagccacccaggtgcccgtagaATACATCATTCGTAATTTAGGGAGGCTCTAGTCATAACTGAGCctgtatattaataatatttgtggaggggcacctgggtggctcagtgggttaagggttggccttcagctcatgtcatgaccctggagtcctgggatcaagccccatgttgctccttgctcaatggggagtctgctactccctctccttctgcttctcttgccactcatgctctcacattctctctgtgtctctctcttttaaataaataaaatatttaaaaaagaataacacaTGTGAAGACTTGCTATGTGCCTAAACCCTCACAACCACTTTGTGGTCCCCACTCAGCAGATGGCTGGCACTGGTTAAGTTCCCCAAAGTAGGGACCCTAAGAAGGAGGAGAGCAGTGAGTGGTTGGGGAGAGGCTGTACCGGCTGTGACCACCAGGGGGCGCAGTCCCAGCCAGGAAGCCAGTGCCCCTCTGCAGCCCTGGGACCCTTTTCCCAGGATGGCTCACCCACTCAGAGAagaggcctggcctggcctggcagcTGGTCTTTGCTGGGGCCCTGGATGCCTTGAGTCTGTAGAGGCGGCACAGGAGGAAGCCACTGAAGGTGGGAGAAGACAGGCCAGAGGAGGTGAGAGTTGggcttaggggtacctgggtgaacACTGAAGATTCCGGCACCCACTCCCACACGTGCTTGTGGGTGTCTTGTGGGAACAGGGTTGGGGGTACTCTGGACCACTATATGGGGGCCTTGCACCAACAGCCTTACAGTCTTCACCATATCTTCACAACTGTGGGGCAAGtagtgtccccattttacagatgaagagacagaAGCCCAGAGAAATCACAGCCAGGGTGGAGACACTCACTGGACAGTGAAGCTGAAGCTCTTCATTGCCACCTGCCAGGAAATAGGGAGCTCCCCAGAAATGGGCTACATGAACTTCTCAAGTTGAACTAAGCCAACGGGGGAGCCTCAAAGCCAGGCATGGTTTACAAGACGGGGAAACGCAGGCACTGAGCTGGGGCAGGCCACTGGCACCTCTCACCTTTGGGTGATTCCTCAAAGGTCCAGTCCAGCTGCAGGTCTGCGGGAGCAGAAAGGACCAGATCAGGGGTGGGGCAGCAAGCGAGGATGGCGAGCCCCCGCGAAGCTGCCTCGGCTGCTCCCAGCAGTCTTCCTGCCTAGGGCAGGGGCTGAGGGGCTGAGTCAGGGCCTGAAGAATGTCCCGAGGGAGGGAAGGAATTAGGAGGGCAGTTCTCTGGAGGGTTTGAAATGCCTCTGGCAGACTCAGGGCCTGAGTGAGCCAACCCAGGCAGTGGACTTGCCCAAaccctcctgctcctccctcctcgcATTCCCACACACACCCTTTCCCTGACCTTTGTAAACCTGCCCTCACCAAGACAGGTTGGGGAAAATtccacttcctcttctccctctttgccCAAACCCACTCCTCATGGCGCTCATGACTTTCTGGGGCCTCCTAGGAAAAGCGACTGACCCGCCAGCCGACTTGGTCCCCTTGGCGTGCAGACGTGCCACAAGAGCACTTGCCATAAAGGCAGACCAGAACGCCTCTCTCCAGATCCCACACCTCCAGCTCCTGGACCGCTTTGTCTTCCTTTGCCGCAAACAGCCGTAACTAATTCGCTGTCTCTGATTCCCCTTCTCTTTAAGTAGATTTCCAGCCCCACCAGGATTGCCCCAACTGCCCTCAAGAAAGACCCCAGTGACCTCCATGTTACCAAACCAAAATACGTGACCCATCAGCAATGTCTGTCACATGGACGACACTTGAAATTCCCTTTTCACTGGGCTTCAGGAAGATAACTCTGGTTTTCCTCTCCACTGTACCCACTTAGTCGGCTTGCTGACCCTGCTCGTCTCTCAAACCTCTACACACCCAAGGGCCTCAGGGTTCAGTGCTTGGGCCTCTGTCTCCCCAGGTGATCTTATCTAGTcttctggctttaaaaaaaaaaacccatctatggCAGAATTTGCATGAGAATTAGTTGGGGAGCTTTCAATCAAAATCTTTTagggtggggacgcctgggtggctcagttggttaagcagctgccttcagctcaggtcatgatcccagcgatcctgggatcgagtcccacatcgggctccttgctcggcggggagcctgcttctccctctgcctctgcctgccattctgtctgcctgtgctcgctctctcccctctctctctctgataaataaataaaatcttaaaaaaaaaatattttggggtgaATCCCCCCATTTCCACCTGCAGCTTAAGCCTCAGCCCTGAACCACAGACTTGCATATTAACTGCCTACTTGACATCACCAACTAGATGATGGACCTCATCAAAAACCTCCATCTTCTCTGAGTTTGGAAGCAACATCTGTCGACTGGCTCCTTCTAAGTCGTCCTTGACGTCTTTTACTCTCGCCACGTTCAATCTACCAGCAAAACCTCATGACGGTCTCTAGAACCCCACCaggcctgctgctgctgccctggTCTGAAACACTGCTGGCCTCTAGCCTGGATGAAAGCCGGGCCCCCTACGTGGTCTGCTCTGTTCTTCATTGCCTTGTCCCCCCCGAGCTGGCAGCCAGAGTGAGCCATCAGAGCATGACACTCCTCTATTCACAACTGTCCCTTGACTCCTCAGCTCTTGCAGAGTAAAAGCCAAAGCTTTGATCAGGGCCCCAGAGGCCCTCTGTGACCAGATCTCATCACTGTGACTCCATCTCCCATCAGTGCCCCCCTCACTCCAGTCCAGCCTCTCCTTGCTGCTCCAGGACCAGCCAGAGTCTGCTTCGGCCTCTgggtgtctgctgctccccctgcggCCAGGCTCCTCTCttggctccttccctcccttggcTCCGCTCCCGCTCTCGCTCTCGGCTGAAATGCCGCCTACCAGGGCCTTCCCTCACTGCACTGGgcactgactttttctttttctcacttacCCTTACCACCAGCTGCCATATTAATTACATATCTGCTTATTCTCCCTCTGTCTTAAGCTTCACTGGGGCAGggacattcttttttattccctctTTCATTTTCAGCACCTAGAATAGTGCTCGGCACACAGGAAGTGCTCGGCACACAGGAAGTGCTCCGTAGACGTCTGGTCAGGGGCTGATTGAACAAATGAGGGACTGCATGACTTCCCAGGACTCTCAGAGGAGACCAGGGACAGTGTGTGGTCATTGTCCTCCCAAGGACAGAAAGGAGTTTGGAGGCTCCTCCTCTTCGGCCTGTATGAGGGACGACCCACCACACAGCCTGGGGTACACAGAAGTTCCCTTTTCTGCCGGTCCGTCCCACAGCCCCAGGCGCTGGAGCCCACTCGGCAGAGAGAGGGCCCTAGAAGGATGTCTCACCTGGCATTTTCCGGTGAATCTGCTGGAACATTCTCCGGTACCAGTCCCTGGGGCTATCAACACTCTGGGATCAGAAAAGACAAAATCAGGCCACCCTCTTAATAGGAAGCCACAGAAGTTTTTCCTTCCTGAGTCCTTTCTCTGGCCACCCTTGAAGTGGGCAGGCTGTCGTGAAAAATCGAATAAAGGAACTTTATACAGCACATTACATATGAATAAGGTGTAGAGAAGGATCTCCCCAGTGATGATCCATGCCGAGGCTCTGAGATTTGGGGTGGtttctcgatttttttttttctctttgctttcctatACCTCTGATCTTTCTacaacaaacatgtattttttctttttttttttttttaagattttatttatttatttgagagagagagcatgagaaagcatgagaagcagacaccccatggACTTGGGATCCTGACGcgagactcgattccaggactctgggatcctgacctgaattgaaggcagcagcccaacccactgagccacccaggtgcccacaaacatgtatttctatgtaatgaaaaataaatgcgATAATATAGGGTTAGAATGGCATTTCACAGCTCCTGCCCCACTGAGACCGAAACAGCCAACTTCAGTTTCAGATGCAGAACTGAAGGCAGGTGGCTGGCTTGAGATAGGGAGTGGAAGAAGGGCAGGGTTCTCAGAGCCCGGGCCCTGGATCCTTCCATGCCGGCCACAGTGTGAGGGCGACTCACTCAGGACTCTGCCAGCTCTCTCCACCCAGCCATTCACTCAGTGGCTGTGCCAGGTCCTGGGGCTAGGAACAGAGGGGGTCCTTGCCTCACAGAGCATTCTAGATCTACCCTTCCCCCCCCCACAAACCACTTGTGCAACTCAGACCACAAGAGCACCTGTATTTTTGTGGCTGATGACCACCCCCAAGCCTCTCGTGGAGGAACCACGGGGTTCCGAAATGGTTTGGTGCACTCTTGGTGGCTCCCACTTTAATTCACAGAAATGGAGCTCAGCATGGATCCCCGAGCCCCCTCAGCAGCAGCCCCCAGCTCAGGACTCACAGATCGGGGAGCGATAGGCATGCCGCTCTCGTCCACCGGCCCGATTCCCTCATACTTGACCCAGTGCTTGTCCCGACGCTTGCTGTCCTTGGTCCACGTGGCTGACCAGTTCTGGGGATGCTGGGAGGCAGGGGTCTTCTGGCTCCCCGAGGGCCGGCTCCCAGGGCTGGGCCAGGTCTGATACCAAGCAGGATCTGTGGGGGAAATGAGTAACAGAGCATTAGCACCAGGCAGAGGCCCCCACCTGGACTTGCTTGTCTCTTAGCCCTTCAGAACATTGATCCTGTGGGTTCAAAAGTTTCAACATCTCCTTGTTTGACTTGCTGAGACAGACTTTACAGCCTTCCCCATCCCCTGCAGGACCACGGGCCTTTGGTTATTTTTTAGTTAAAGTGAATGAAAATGGATTTTGTCTTGAGAAATCTGTGCCCGTGTCTGCCTTATCCTTTTGGAGGGCTGTCCTTAAAGCCTTTGGAATGAGGGCTGGGAATCCTTACTTAGAGAAAATGCTGGGGACCATCCTGGCTGGGAAGGCAGCAGGGTGTGGCAGAAATGGCACTAGGCTTGAAATGGGAACAAAGAATTCAGATGCCAGCTCTGCCACCGGCTGGTTTTGTGACCTGTGGCACAGCAAGAAACCACTTGGTGACTCCGTTTCTACTTCTGTAACATGAGGGTAATCATGGCAAACATCCAGAGAGAGCTAGTGTGTGTGAccgtgcccagcacagtgcctgacacatagtcaCAAGGCTCTTGGACAGACACTCATTCACCAGACATGGCAACTGAGTCCTCAGCTTCCTCAGAACCCTTAGCCCCCAAGTCACCAGAGTAGCAGCATAAGGGCATCAAGGCTGGAAGGACCAGGGTTTGAGTCTCAGCTCAGACTCTGTGACTGAGCATCTCTGAAACTCAGGTTCCTCACTGGGAAGAGGTTACTAATGGTATCTTACCTTTCCAGGACATCAAGGGATTAAATGACAGAAGGCTTAGTGTGTCTTTTCAGTGTCCCACATGTTCTAAGCATTCCAcaattatttgttaaatgaataaattacttGACACAGTGCCTGCCTCAGTGGGAAGCTTAATAAAGGATCTCTCCCTCCTCAGGAAAAGGGCCCACGGGGGTAGACCTTCACCCAGGAGGTCCTGGGATCTTCTCGACCCCATGGCTCAGGCCAGGATGACTTGTAGGAGCCCAGGGGCTGATGAGCTCCCAGAGCTGCCTCTCCCATCTTCTACTTGGCTGCTGAGTACACACTTGTGGGGTTTGGCcccctgtcccctgcctcccAAGGCTGTGTCCCCTGCACAATTACTTCccctggcagggtggggggtttggggtgggggtgctaaggggcgtggggtgggggtgggggtgggaagggagggatGCGTCAGCCTGCTCTCTCCCTCAGTGGATTTCACACTCACGGGCCATCAGTGCTCACACAGAGAAGGGCAGCCAGATGAGCTCAGAGGCCCAGGACCTTGAGAGCCCTCTATGCTCCTCCCCACAGGGTAGTGCCAGATGGCAGGGCCCAGGAACCTCTGatcccccacccccgacacaAGGCTCCTGGAGCAGGTATTTCTGAGCAGACCCACCTGGGTGCCGGGAAACATCTCTCCTCTGGGGGACGTGCCCATTGCACACGGTCCTGGGCGCAGGGTCATGAAACTGGAAATTAAGGGTGTTGGAACCACCATTCCGGATCACAGGCACCTGTGGGGAGGGGCCGGGAGCAGCAGCTCAGGCCCGAAGGTTCCGCAGAAGGGTGGGAAGCACAGACACAGTTTACCCCATAGTGAGGACTGGAGGGCCAGCCTGAACCCCTTGCACATAGCCAACAAGGCTCTCTAGAGCGATCTGCGGCCCTTTCCCTCCATCCCATTAATCCTCCTGCTCCCCCACATGTCCTAGGAGGTCCCATCAACTCTGGGTCCACAGGAACCCTCTCCTCACTGTCTCACTCACCCGTGCCCCCCGGGAGGAGGACCCTCCGTGGGCCCGGAGATTGCTGGGGATGAAGTCGTCCAGGCTGAGCCCAGCGGGGAGGTTGCAGGGTGGGGCCTGCATGCTTGGGTCAAGGTTGGAGGGCTCCGGGTGTGCCAGCTGCTCCTCTGTGTGTCCtctgtggggaaggaaggaggaagggaaagccCTGCTGGGCTCAAGGCCGCCTGTGCCCTCTGGGCTCaaccttggggtggggggagaaggggacAGCTGTGGGAGGGGGTCGGGCCAGCTGAGTGGGAGCTCAAGGACCCAGGAAACAGGCCTCTGTGGGCACTGGCCTGCAGGCTGCCCGTGCCGGCTCCCAGAGGCACAATGGGCTGCTTGTTAGGCCCTGGGCAGGAGCtcggggtgggagtgggggagggggaagccaggCTAGGAAGAGGGAGGCTGGCCAGGAGTGGGCCTGCTGGACAAAGACTTGGGCACACGGGCCTGCTGGCCAGCCCCTCTGGGGCTCTCACTGCACAGCGCGGTCTGCTCCcccagagggaaggcagagggaactgGGGCAGCTGGCAGAGGAGGGCCTGGGCACTCAGGACTTTGTTTCAGTTCCCTGACTCCTCCAGTCCCTCTGTGAGCATCTGCTTGCCAGCAGGCACAAGGGGTTGCTTGGGCTGCAGGAGAGGCCCCAAAACAACAGCAAGGCGACCTGCCTACTGCCCAGCGGGGCCAAGGTTATGGGAGGGGGAGTGCAGCGGGGGCATTTCCAGGCAGCAGAAACTACTCCTTCTGAGCACAGAGGAGTGCCAGCTCCCTTCCTCGGCCTTCTTCCCTGGGACTAAAGCCTCAGAGGGCTCAGGGTGCCAGTGTGGGGTGGGATGGAAGGCAAAGCAGTGGACGGAGCCAAGCTGGACTTGCTCATGGAGACGTGGTGCTGCTGAGTGCCCTCCCTCGGCCACTTTCTTTTATACCTCCTCCaggctggttttgttttgtttttgttttgttttgtttttgggtaatccctacacctaacatgggacttaaactcacaacctcaagatcaagagttgcacactgtaccagctgagccagccaggtgctcctattttCCAGAGGGTTTTTTGGACAGAGGGTCTTCCTGGCAGCACCACGCCTGCCTGCCCAGCCTGGCTCTGTGGTCCCATGCAAGTTATTCCAGGCACCCGGGAAATGGAGGAGGCCAGGCTGTCCAACAGGGCTTGTCTGAGGCTGGGCCTCCCCACCCGTGCAGCTGGACTGGACCAGAGCTGAGCCAACCTCCCCTGCTGGGGCCGGACCCATTCTGGCATTGTGTTCAGAGCTAGGCTTGTGTGTGCCTAAGGGGTGTGGGGGCTCACAGGAAAGGCCCAGGGGGCCTGGTGAGGTGCTGTGTCTGTGTGCAGTGGAAATGGGAGTGCAGCGCTCTGAATGGGACTTGTGGGAAGTACCACGGGGGGCTTGGAGTTCTGATAGGGGGCTGGGATCGCTCCTGTACCCAGTTCCTCCTCAGGCCTTGGGGGCTGGAGGGTGTGAACAAGGCTGGTggcagtctctgtctctgttcaGACTGGGGATCTCTTCTGACATCTGAAAGACCTACTGGGGACATAGCTTTTCCATGCTGTTCCCTGGCTGTGGGGGGAGTGAGAGCtgaagctggagga
It encodes:
- the SORBS3 gene encoding vinexin isoform X3, producing MARIPGIGRSSASPSLESKEEHERDVALLSRKDSDRGHTEEQLAHPEPSNLDPSMQAPPCNLPAGLSLDDFIPSNLRAHGGSSSRGARFHDPAPRTVCNGHVPQRRDVSRHPDPAWYQTWPSPGSRPSGSQKTPASQHPQNWSATWTKDSKRRDKHWVKYEGIGPVDESGMPIAPRSSVDSPRDWYRRMFQQIHRKMPDLQLDWTFEESPKVASSCAASTDSRHPGPQQRPAARPGQASSLSGRSWDPSEEFPRSTFNSNPGAASLHQTPNQVLRCQERADNVWTEDSWNQFLQELETGQKPKKPLVDDPVEKPSQRIEVLLERELAKLSAELDKDLRAIETRQPSPKSSQVPRRSREPRPSARPAPAWSSSSPNALYLGSSRPLSPHRMADGASPFLGRRDFVYPSSARDPSASERGGSPARKEEKKRKAARLKFDFQAQSPKELTLKKGDIVYIHKEVDKNWLEGEHHGRLGIFPANYVEVLPADEIPKPIKPPSYQVLEYGEAVAQYNFKGDLEVELSFRKGERIGLIRKVNENWYEGRIAGTGRQGIFPASYVQVHREPRLRICDEGPQLPASPRLMAARLAHHSGSPVTPHNPVDPTDWGSRTSPRRTGFSFPSQEPRAQNQGLSTPGSALSHPGGSSHPLDVGGMPPNSTQIHWTPYRAVYQYRPQNEDELELREGDRVDVMQQCDDGWFVGVSRRTQKFGTFPGNYVAPV
- the SORBS3 gene encoding vinexin isoform X2, which translates into the protein MARIPGIGRSSASPSLESKEEHERDVALLSRKDSDRGHTEEQLAHPEPSNLDPSMQAPPCNLPAGLSLDDFIPSNLRAHGGSSSRGARVPVIRNGGSNTLNFQFHDPAPRTVCNGHVPQRRDVSRHPDPAWYQTWPSPGSRPSGSQKTPASQHPQNWSATWTKDSKRRDKHWVKYEGIGPVDESGMPIAPRSSVDSPRDWYRRMFQQIHRKMPDLQLDWTFEESPKDSRHPGPQQRPAARPGQASSLSGRSWDPSEEFPRSTFNSNPGAASLHQTPNQVLRCQERADNVWTEDSWNQFLQELETGQKPKKPLVDDPVEKPSQRIEVLLERELAKLSAELDKDLRAIETRQPSPKSSQVPRRSREPRPSARPAPAWSSSSPNALYLGSSRPLSPHRMADGASPFLGRRDFVYPSSARDPSASERGGSPARKEEKKRKAARLKFDFQAQSPKELTLKKGDIVYIHKEVDKNWLEGEHHGRLGIFPANYVEVLPADEIPKPIKPPSYQVLEYGEAVAQYNFKGDLEVELSFRKGERIGLIRKVNENWYEGRIAGTGRQGIFPASYVQVHREPRLRICDEGPQLPASPRLMAARLAHHSGSPVTPHNPVDPTDWGSRTSPRRTGFSFPSQEPRAQNQGLSTPGSALSHPGGSSHPLDVGGMPPNSTQIHWTPYRAVYQYRPQNEDELELREGDRVDVMQQCDDGWFVGVSRRTQKFGTFPGNYVAPV
- the SORBS3 gene encoding vinexin isoform X1 yields the protein MARIPGIGRSSASPSLESKEEHERDVALLSRKDSDRGHTEEQLAHPEPSNLDPSMQAPPCNLPAGLSLDDFIPSNLRAHGGSSSRGARVPVIRNGGSNTLNFQFHDPAPRTVCNGHVPQRRDVSRHPDPAWYQTWPSPGSRPSGSQKTPASQHPQNWSATWTKDSKRRDKHWVKYEGIGPVDESGMPIAPRSSVDSPRDWYRRMFQQIHRKMPDLQLDWTFEESPKVASSCAASTDSRHPGPQQRPAARPGQASSLSGRSWDPSEEFPRSTFNSNPGAASLHQTPNQVLRCQERADNVWTEDSWNQFLQELETGQKPKKPLVDDPVEKPSQRIEVLLERELAKLSAELDKDLRAIETRQPSPKSSQVPRRSREPRPSARPAPAWSSSSPNALYLGSSRPLSPHRMADGASPFLGRRDFVYPSSARDPSASERGGSPARKEEKKRKAARLKFDFQAQSPKELTLKKGDIVYIHKEVDKNWLEGEHHGRLGIFPANYVEVLPADEIPKPIKPPSYQVLEYGEAVAQYNFKGDLEVELSFRKGERIGLIRKVNENWYEGRIAGTGRQGIFPASYVQVHREPRLRICDEGPQLPASPRLMAARLAHHSGSPVTPHNPVDPTDWGSRTSPRRTGFSFPSQEPRAQNQGLSTPGSALSHPGGSSHPLDVGGMPPNSTQIHWTPYRAVYQYRPQNEDELELREGDRVDVMQQCDDGWFVGVSRRTQKFGTFPGNYVAPV